One window of the Salminus brasiliensis chromosome 1, fSalBra1.hap2, whole genome shotgun sequence genome contains the following:
- the tmem147 gene encoding BOS complex subunit TMEM147: MTLFHFGNCFALAYFPYFITYKCSGLSEYNAFWRCVQAGATYLFVQLCKMLFLATFFPTWEGGAGVYDFVGEFMKATVDMADLLGLHLVMSRNAGKGEYKIMVAAMGWATAELVMSRCIPLWVGARGIEFDWKYIQMSFDSNISLVHYIAMAAVVWMFTRYDLPKSFRLPVTVLLGLCVYKAFLMELFVHVFLLGSWTALLVKAVLTGAISLCSLFLFITLVHSN, translated from the exons ATGACGCTTTTTCACTTCGGCAACTGTTTTGCCCTGGCGTATTTTCCATATTTCATCACATACAAATGCAGTGGGCT ATCTGAATACAACGCATTCTGGAGATGTGTTCAAGCAGGAGCCACTTATCTTTTTGTACAGCTTTGCAAG ATGCTGTTTCTTGCCACATTTTTCCCCACGTGGGAAGGAGGGGCTGGAGTGTATGACTTTGTTGGG GAGTTCATGAAAGCCACAGTGGACATGGCAGATCTGCTAGGTCTTCACCTTGTCATGTCCAGAAATGCTGGGAAGGGAGAATACAAAATAATGGTGGCTGCCATGGGCTGGGCCACAGCTGAACTGGTTATGTCGAG GTGCATTCCTTTGTGGGTGGGGGCTCGAGGAATTGAATTTGATTGGAAATACATCCAAATGAGCTTTGATTCCAACATCAGTTTG GTTCACTACATTGCTATGGCTGCAGTAGTTTGGATGTTCACACGATATGACCTTCCCAAAAGCTTCCGCTTGCCTGTAACTGTACTGCtggggctgtgtgtgtacaaGGCCTTCCTGATGGA ActgtttgttcatgtgtttctccTGGGAAGCTGGACGGCTCTATTGGTGAAGGCGGTGCTCACTGGTGCCATCTCCCTctgttctctcttcctcttcatcacatTGGTTCACAGCAACTGA
- the LOC140567049 gene encoding uncharacterized protein isoform X2, translating into MAYRPASPVSSCVSMASDTSMDWKKNFCTEKSADNERPQSPSPSIISMKSNKSLNPPLNFNQEEKTSGESWQTSATAPHGYTPPELSADQEQKLCPEHSLPVEMHCKTDQTLMWNTEKHQGHSISYTIKAEADRPASPVSSCVSMASDTSMDWKKNLCQGQMSTEKSADNERPQSPSPSIISMKSNKSLNPPLNFNQEEKTSGESWQTSATAPHGYTPPELSADQEQKLCPEHSLPVEMHCKTDQTLMWNTEKHQGHSISYTIKAEADRPASPVSSCVSMASDTSMDWKKNLCQGQMSTEKSAENERPQSPSPSIISMKSNKSLNPPLNFNQEEKTSGKHWQTSATAPHGYTPPELSADQEQKLCPEHCLPVDVFCRTDQTLICKQCATLEHRGHNKSYTLRARVLQELDTLCLLEQTLNNIDKDEFMRYLCQNYPECFEARKETHDVHELSKHVLDTFGSEGALKITLKVILEKGSLLKGIQDHLKIKLQSHLKSKFECIREGNSEQGNQILLNDIFTKLLITEGGSGGVNVEHEVRLIEESTKIKDIQENAIQCHDIFKPLPGQRKRIRTVLTKGIAGIGKTVSVHKFILDWAEGKENQDIHFMFPLPFRDLNLKRNSKYSAIELLHQYFPELKELQTISSEEVKTVFIFDGLDECRLPLDFKNNEMCCDLTKKVPVDVLLTNLIRGNILPSALLWITSRPAATSQIPPECVDQVTEVRGFNDSEKEEYFRKRFSKSGLADKIVAHIKSSRSLHIMCHIPVFCWISATVLEKMLDQSDCAEVPKTLTQMYTHFLLIQTHLKNKKYHGVLQNNMVLTESDEEMITKLGKLAFLQLEKGNLIFYEKDLTECGIDVSKATEYSAICTEIFKEEFGLYWERVFCFVHLSIQEHLAAVYVQLTFANSNVNIFSQDAESQSSAVTMSHVHKSAVDRALRSENGHLDLFLRFLLGLSLESNQVLLRGLFSRRCEERCEERCEESSEETVNYIKEKIRNESSAERTINLFHCLNELNYNSLVEEIRTFLRSGRHSETELKPDQCSALAYVLLTSEDVMDEFDLKMCNTSPEGYQRLLPVVRTSKRAILAGSSLTDESCETLASVLQSPNSHLTELDLSFNNLGDLGVKLLCAGLSDTHCKLKKLTLNHNRLEHIGVKLLCDSLMSPHCKLQMLGLSGVNFSEQSCEQMASVFQSVNSRLKELDLGCNSMKDSGVKQLSAGLTSMHCKLERLRLDRCDLTNESCEALRAALQTPKSSLRELDLSYNKLGDSGIKQLCDGLTHPNCKLEKLDLSYNNLDHSGVELLCAGLMNPDCKLNTIRLASVCILEVACETLASVLESANPHLREMDLSNNYIGDSGVKLLCSALQSPNCKLQKLSLCWCNLTDSCCSDLASVLSSQSCLVELELRDNDLQDSGVKLLCVGLQDPQCKLQRLGLSGCRITEEGCSALGLALSSNNSELKELDISYNHPGEYGLRQLSTILDDPCCKLKKLRMEYGGKCRNKPGLQKYACEITLDPNTAHRTLSLTGSKKVTMTKGEQPCPDHPDRFEYYAQVLCRESLSKARFYWEAEWTGDVVYIGVTYKGINRKGRGRDCTLGTNNKSWILFCSDDYGYYVCYNGKETVIPTPNPSKRMGIYVDCQAGTLSFYIISPDRVYHTYTFHTTFTEPLYPGIRVYSYDDTVTLCMLN; encoded by the exons ATG GCATATAGACCGGCTTCACCTGTTTCCAGCTGTGTGTCCATGGCAAGTGATACATCCATGGACTGGAAGAAGAATTTTTGCACTGAAAAAAG TGCTGACAATGAGAGACCTCAGTCACCCTCACCTAGCATCATCTCTATGAAGAGTAACAAGTCACTCAACCCACCGTTGAACTTCAACCAGGAAGAAAAGACCAGTGGTGAAAGTTGGCAGACCTCAGCAACAGCACCTCATGGATACACACCACCAGAGCTGAGTGCAGACCAGGAGCAGAAGCTCTGTCCAGAGCACAGCTTACCTGTGGAAATGCATTGCAAGACAGATCAGACGCTGATGTGGAACACAGAGAAACACCAAGGCCACAGTATAAGCTACACTATAAAGGCCGAG GCAGATAGACCGGCTTCACCTGTTTCCAGCTGTGTGTCCATGGCAAGTGATACATCCATGGACTGGAAGAAGAATCTTTGCCAAGGTCAAATGAGCACTGAAAAAAG TGCTGACAATGAGAGACCTCAGTCACCCTCACCTAGCATCATCTCTATGAAGAGTAACAAGTCACTCAACCCACCGTTGAACTTCAACCAGGAAGAAAAGACCAGTGGTGAAAGTTGGCAGACCTCAGCAACAGCACCTCATGGATACACACCACCAGAGCTGAGTGCAGACCAGGAGCAGAAGCTCTGTCCAGAGCACAGCTTACCTGTGGAAATGCATTGCAAGACAGATCAGACGCTGATGTGGAACACAGAGAAACACCAAGGCCACAGTATAAGCTACACTATAAAGGCTGAG GCAGATAGACCGGCTTCACCTGTTTCCAGCTGTGTGTCCATGGCAAGTGATACATCCATGGACTGGAAGAAGAATCTTTGCCAAGGTCAAATGAGCACTGAAAAAAG TGCTGAAAATGAGAGACCTCAGTCACCCTCACCTAGCATCATCTCTATGAAGAGTAACAAGTCACTCAACCCACCGTTGAACTTCAACCAGGAAGAAAAGACCAGTGGGAAACATTGGCAGACCTCAGCAACAGCACCTCATGGATACACACCACCAGAGCTGAGTGCAGACCAGGAGCAGAAGCTCTGTCCAGAGCACTGCTTACCTGTGGATGTTTTTTGCAGGACAGACCAGACGCTGATCTGTAAACAGTGTGCAACTCTGGAACACAGAGGCCACAACAAAAGCTACACATTACGAGCCAGG GTGCTCCAGGAACTTGACACATTGTGTTTACTTGAGCAGACACTAAACAACATAGACAAAGATGAGTTTATGAGGTATCTATGTCAGAATTATCCAGAATGCTTTGAAGCTCGTAAGGAAACCCATGATGTCCATGAATTATCTAAGCATGTTCTGGATACATTTGGATCAGAGGGTGCCCTGAAAATAACTctcaaagtcattttggagaaag GGAGTCTTCTTAAAGGTATCCAGGATCATCTTAAAATTAAACTACAGAGCCATCTTAAATCTAAATTTGAATGCATACGTGAGGGAAATTCTGAGCAAGGAAATCAAATCCTGTTAAATGATATTTTCACAAAGCTGTTGATCACAGAAGGAGGAAGTGGAGGTGTCAATGTAGAACACGAAGTCAGATTGATTGAGGAATCAACAAAGATCAAAGACATTCAAGAAAATGCAATACAATGTCATGATATCTTTAAACCTTTACCTGGACAAAGAAAACGGATCAGAACCGTGCTAACTAAGGGCATCGCTGGGATTGGAAAGACAGTCTCTGTGCATAAATTCATCTTGGACTGGGCAGAAGGAAAGGAAAATCAGGATATTCACTTCATGTTCCCGCTCCCTTTCCGTGATCTGAATTTGAAGAGAAACAGCAAATATAGTGCAATTGAGCTTCTTCATCAGTACTTTCCAGAGCTCAAAGAACTACAAACTATTAGCAGTGAGGAGGTAAAAACCGTGTTTATCTTCGATGGTCTGGATGAATGCCGTCTTCCTCTTGATTTCAAGAACAATGAAATGTGCTGTGACCTGACAAAGAAAGTCCCTGTGGATGTGCTGCTAACAAATCTCATTCGGGGGAATATACTTCCTTCTGCTCTCCTCTGGATAACCTCCCGACCAGCAGCCACTAGTCAAATCCCTCCTGAATGTGTTGACCAGGTTACGGAGGTCAGAGGATTTAATGACTCTGAGAAAGAGGAGTATTTTAGAAAGAGGtttagcaaatcaggccttGCTGACAAAATTGTTGCACACATAAAATCCTCAAGAAGCCTCCACATTATGTGCCACATACCGGTCTTCTGTTGGATATCTGCAACAGTCCTGGAGAAGATGTTAGATCAATCTGACTGTGCAGAAGTGCCCAAAACTCTGACTCAGATGTACACCCACTTCCTCCTCATCCAAACACACTTGAAGAACAAGAAGTACCATGGAGTGCTTCAGAACAACATGGTCCTGACAGAGTCTGATGAGGAGATGATCACCAAACTTGGAAAACTAGCATTTCTACAGTTGGAGAAGGGAAATCTAATTTTCTATGAGAAAGATCTGACAGAATGTGGCATTGATGTCAGCAAAGCGACGGAGTACTCTGCAATTTGCACAGAAATCTTCAAAGAAGAGTTTGGACTGTACTGGGAGAGGGTCTTCTGCTTTGTACACCTGAGTATTCAGGAGCACCTTGCTGCAGTGTATGTGCAGCTCACCTTTGCGAACAGCAATGTGAACATTTTCAGTCAAGACGCAGAGAGTCAGAGCAGTGCAGTGACGATGTCACATGTGCACAAGAGTGCTGTGGACAGAGCCCTGCGGAGTGAGAACGGACACCTTGACCTTTTCCTTCGCTTTCTTCTTGGTCTCTCACTTGAATCCAATCAGGTTCTTTTGAGAGGTCTGTTTTCCAGAAGATGTGAGGAAAGATGTGAGGAAAGATGTGAGGAAAGCTCTGAGGAAACGGTGAACTACATAAAGGAGAAGATCAGAAATGAGTCGTCAGCAGAAAGGACCATTAATCTTTTCCACTGTCTGAATGAATTGAATTACAACTCTTTGGTGGAAGAAATACGTACTTTCTTGAGATCAGGCAGGCATTCAGAGACAGAGCTCAAACCTGACCAGTGTTCTGCTCTGGCTTATGTACTGCTAACATCAGAGGATGTGATGGATGAATTTGACTTGAAGATGTGCAACACATCTCCTGAAGGATATCAGAGGTTGTTGCCAGTGGTGAGAACTTCAAAAAGAGCCAT TCTCGCTGGATCCAGTCTCACTGATGAATCATGTGAAACTCTTGCTTCAGTTCTCCAATCACCTAACTCACACCTGACAGAACTGGACCTCAGCTTCAATAATCTGGGAGATTTGGGGGTCAAGCTTCTCTGTGCTGGGCTCTCAGATACACACTGTAAACTAAAGAAACTGACTCTCAACCATAACAGACTAGAACATATAGGAGTGaaactgctttgtgacagtCTAATGAGTCCACACTGCAAACTTCAGATGCTTGG ATTGTCTGGTGTCAACTTCTCTGAACAATCTTGCGAACAGATGGCCTCAGTATTCCAGTCTGTAAATTCACGCCTAAAAGAGCTGGATCTTGGCTGCAACAGCATGAAAGACTCAGGAGTGAAGCAGCTTTCTGCTGGATTGACAAGTAtgcactgtaaactggagagaCTTAG ATTGGACAGATGTGACCTGACAAATGAATCTTGTGAAGCCTTAAGAGCTGCCCTGCAAACACCCAAATCTTCCTTGAGAGAGTTGGATCTGAGCTACAACAAGCTGGGAGACTCGGGCATTAAGCAGCTCTGTGATGGACTGACACATCCAAACTGCAAACTGGAAAAACTTGATCTCAGCTACAACAACCTTGACCATTCTGGAGTAGAACTTCTCTGTGCTGGACTGATGAATCCAGACTGCAAACTGAACACTATAAG ACTTGCCAGTGTTTGCATTCTGGAAGTGGCATGTGAAACTCTTGCCTCAGTTCTGGAATCAGCAAATCCACACCTGAGAGAGATGGATCTTAGTAATAATTACATTGGAGATTCAGGAGTGAAACTGCTATGTTCTGCATTGCAAAGCCCAAACTGCAAACTACAGAAACTGAG TCTGTGCTGGTGCAATCTCACAGACAGTTGTTGCTCAGACCTAGCCTCAGTCTTGAGTTCCCAGTCTTGCTTGGTAGAATTAGAGCTGAGAGACAATGATCTGCAGGATTCAGGCGTGAAACTGCTTTGTGTGGGCCTTCAGGATCCACAGTGCAAACTGCAGAGACTAGG TCTTTCAGGGTGTCGCATTACAGAAGAAGGCTGTTCTGCTCTTGGTTTAGCTCTGAGTTCAAACAATTCAGAGTTAAAAGAGCTTGACATCAGCTACAATCACCCAGGGGAATATGGTTTGAGACAGCTTTCAACTATACTGGATGATCCTTGCTGTAAATTGAAGAAACTGAG AATGGAATATGGTGGCAAGTGCAGAAATAAACCAGGACTTCAGAAGT ATGCCTGTGAGATCACACTAGACCCGAACACAGCACACCGAACCCTGTCACTGACGGGGAGCAAAAAGGTGACAATGACGAAAGGGGAGCAGCCTTGCCCCGATCACCCAGATCGGTTTGAGTACTATGCTCAGGTTTTGTGCAGAGAAAGCTTGAGCAAGGCTCGGTTTTACTGGGAAGCAGAGTGGACAGGGGACGTTGTTTACATAGGAGTGACATACAAAGGCATCAACAGGAAAGGACGTGGGAGAGACTGCACACTAGGCACAAATAACAAATCTtggattctgttctgttcagATGACTATGGGTATTATGTGTGTTACAATGGCAAGGAGACTGTCATTCCTACTCCCAACCCCTCCAAAAGAATGGGGATTTATGTAGACTGTCAGGCTGGCACACTCTCCTTTTATATTATTTCCCCTGACAGGGTATACCACACATATACCTTCCACACCACCTTCACTGAGCCCTTGTATCCAGGTATTAGGGTTTATAGCTATGATGATACAGTCACATTATGCATGCTAAATTAA
- the LOC140567049 gene encoding uncharacterized protein isoform X1 → MAYRPASPVSSCVSMASDTSMDWKKNFCTEKSADNERPRSPSPSIISMKSNKSLNPPLNFNQEEKTSGESWQTSATAPHGYTPPELSADQEQKLCPEHSLPVEMHCKTDQTLMWNTEKHQGHSISYTIKAEADRPASPVSSCVSMASDTSMDWKKNLCQGQMSTEKSADNERPQSPSPSIISMKSNKSLNPPLNFNQEEKTSGESWQTSATAPHGYTPPELSADQEQKLCPEHSLPVEMHCKTDQTLMWNTEKHQGHSISYTIKAEADRPASPVSSCVSMASDTSMDWKKNLCQGQMSTEKSADNERPQSPSPSIISMKSNKSLNPPLNFNQEEKTSGESWQTSATAPHGYTPPELSADQEQKLCPEHSLPVEMHCKTDQTLMWNTEKHQGHSISYTIKAEADRPASPVSSCVSMASDTSMDWKKNLCQGQMSTEKSAENERPQSPSPSIISMKSNKSLNPPLNFNQEEKTSGKHWQTSATAPHGYTPPELSADQEQKLCPEHCLPVDVFCRTDQTLICKQCATLEHRGHNKSYTLRARVLQELDTLCLLEQTLNNIDKDEFMRYLCQNYPECFEARKETHDVHELSKHVLDTFGSEGALKITLKVILEKGSLLKGIQDHLKIKLQSHLKSKFECIREGNSEQGNQILLNDIFTKLLITEGGSGGVNVEHEVRLIEESTKIKDIQENAIQCHDIFKPLPGQRKRIRTVLTKGIAGIGKTVSVHKFILDWAEGKENQDIHFMFPLPFRDLNLKRNSKYSAIELLHQYFPELKELQTISSEEVKTVFIFDGLDECRLPLDFKNNEMCCDLTKKVPVDVLLTNLIRGNILPSALLWITSRPAATSQIPPECVDQVTEVRGFNDSEKEEYFRKRFSKSGLADKIVAHIKSSRSLHIMCHIPVFCWISATVLEKMLDQSDCAEVPKTLTQMYTHFLLIQTHLKNKKYHGVLQNNMVLTESDEEMITKLGKLAFLQLEKGNLIFYEKDLTECGIDVSKATEYSAICTEIFKEEFGLYWERVFCFVHLSIQEHLAAVYVQLTFANSNVNIFSQDAESQSSAVTMSHVHKSAVDRALRSENGHLDLFLRFLLGLSLESNQVLLRGLFSRRCEERCEERCEESSEETVNYIKEKIRNESSAERTINLFHCLNELNYNSLVEEIRTFLRSGRHSETELKPDQCSALAYVLLTSEDVMDEFDLKMCNTSPEGYQRLLPVVRTSKRAILAGSSLTDESCETLASVLQSPNSHLTELDLSFNNLGDLGVKLLCAGLSDTHCKLKKLTLNHNRLEHIGVKLLCDSLMSPHCKLQMLGLSGVNFSEQSCEQMASVFQSVNSRLKELDLGCNSMKDSGVKQLSAGLTSMHCKLERLRLDRCDLTNESCEALRAALQTPKSSLRELDLSYNKLGDSGIKQLCDGLTHPNCKLEKLDLSYNNLDHSGVELLCAGLMNPDCKLNTIRLASVCILEVACETLASVLESANPHLREMDLSNNYIGDSGVKLLCSALQSPNCKLQKLSLCWCNLTDSCCSDLASVLSSQSCLVELELRDNDLQDSGVKLLCVGLQDPQCKLQRLGLSGCRITEEGCSALGLALSSNNSELKELDISYNHPGEYGLRQLSTILDDPCCKLKKLRMEYGGKCRNKPGLQKYACEITLDPNTAHRTLSLTGSKKVTMTKGEQPCPDHPDRFEYYAQVLCRESLSKARFYWEAEWTGDVVYIGVTYKGINRKGRGRDCTLGTNNKSWILFCSDDYGYYVCYNGKETVIPTPNPSKRMGIYVDCQAGTLSFYIISPDRVYHTYTFHTTFTEPLYPGIRVYSYDDTVTLCMLN, encoded by the exons ATG GCATATAGACCGGCTTCACCTGTTTCCAGCTGTGTGTCCATGGCAAGTGATACATCCATGGACTGGAAGAAGAATTTTTGCACTGAAAAAAG TGCTGACAATGAGAGACCTCGGTCACCCTCACCTAGCATCATCTCTATGAAGAGTAACAAGTCACTCAACCCACCGTTGAACTTCAACCAGGAAGAAAAGACCAGTGGTGAAAGTTGGCAGACCTCAGCAACAGCACCTCATGGATACACACCACCAGAGCTGAGTGCAGACCAGGAGCAGAAGCTCTGTCCAGAGCACAGCTTACCTGTGGAAATGCATTGCAAGACAGATCAGACGCTGATGTGGAACACAGAGAAACACCAAGGCCACAGTATAAGCTACACTATAAAGGCCGAG GCAGATAGACCGGCTTCACCTGTTTCCAGCTGTGTGTCCATGGCAAGTGATACATCCATGGACTGGAAGAAGAATCTTTGCCAAGGTCAAATGAGCACTGAAAAAAG TGCTGACAATGAGAGACCTCAGTCACCCTCACCTAGCATCATCTCTATGAAGAGTAACAAGTCACTCAACCCACCGTTGAACTTCAACCAGGAAGAAAAGACCAGTGGTGAAAGTTGGCAGACCTCAGCAACAGCACCTCATGGATACACACCACCAGAGCTGAGTGCAGACCAGGAGCAGAAGCTCTGTCCAGAGCACAGCTTACCTGTGGAAATGCATTGCAAGACAGATCAGACGCTGATGTGGAACACAGAGAAACACCAAGGCCACAGTATAAGCTACACTATAAAGGCCGAG GCAGATAGACCGGCTTCACCTGTTTCCAGCTGTGTGTCCATGGCAAGTGATACATCCATGGACTGGAAGAAGAATCTTTGCCAAGGTCAAATGAGCACTGAAAAAAG TGCTGACAATGAGAGACCTCAGTCACCCTCACCTAGCATCATCTCTATGAAGAGTAACAAGTCACTCAACCCACCGTTGAACTTCAACCAGGAAGAAAAGACCAGTGGTGAAAGTTGGCAGACCTCAGCAACAGCACCTCATGGATACACACCACCAGAGCTGAGTGCAGACCAGGAGCAGAAGCTCTGTCCAGAGCACAGCTTACCTGTGGAAATGCATTGCAAGACAGATCAGACGCTGATGTGGAACACAGAGAAACACCAAGGCCACAGTATAAGCTACACTATAAAGGCTGAG GCAGATAGACCGGCTTCACCTGTTTCCAGCTGTGTGTCCATGGCAAGTGATACATCCATGGACTGGAAGAAGAATCTTTGCCAAGGTCAAATGAGCACTGAAAAAAG TGCTGAAAATGAGAGACCTCAGTCACCCTCACCTAGCATCATCTCTATGAAGAGTAACAAGTCACTCAACCCACCGTTGAACTTCAACCAGGAAGAAAAGACCAGTGGGAAACATTGGCAGACCTCAGCAACAGCACCTCATGGATACACACCACCAGAGCTGAGTGCAGACCAGGAGCAGAAGCTCTGTCCAGAGCACTGCTTACCTGTGGATGTTTTTTGCAGGACAGACCAGACGCTGATCTGTAAACAGTGTGCAACTCTGGAACACAGAGGCCACAACAAAAGCTACACATTACGAGCCAGG GTGCTCCAGGAACTTGACACATTGTGTTTACTTGAGCAGACACTAAACAACATAGACAAAGATGAGTTTATGAGGTATCTATGTCAGAATTATCCAGAATGCTTTGAAGCTCGTAAGGAAACCCATGATGTCCATGAATTATCTAAGCATGTTCTGGATACATTTGGATCAGAGGGTGCCCTGAAAATAACTctcaaagtcattttggagaaag GGAGTCTTCTTAAAGGTATCCAGGATCATCTTAAAATTAAACTACAGAGCCATCTTAAATCTAAATTTGAATGCATACGTGAGGGAAATTCTGAGCAAGGAAATCAAATCCTGTTAAATGATATTTTCACAAAGCTGTTGATCACAGAAGGAGGAAGTGGAGGTGTCAATGTAGAACACGAAGTCAGATTGATTGAGGAATCAACAAAGATCAAAGACATTCAAGAAAATGCAATACAATGTCATGATATCTTTAAACCTTTACCTGGACAAAGAAAACGGATCAGAACCGTGCTAACTAAGGGCATCGCTGGGATTGGAAAGACAGTCTCTGTGCATAAATTCATCTTGGACTGGGCAGAAGGAAAGGAAAATCAGGATATTCACTTCATGTTCCCGCTCCCTTTCCGTGATCTGAATTTGAAGAGAAACAGCAAATATAGTGCAATTGAGCTTCTTCATCAGTACTTTCCAGAGCTCAAAGAACTACAAACTATTAGCAGTGAGGAGGTAAAAACCGTGTTTATCTTCGATGGTCTGGATGAATGCCGTCTTCCTCTTGATTTCAAGAACAATGAAATGTGCTGTGACCTGACAAAGAAAGTCCCTGTGGATGTGCTGCTAACAAATCTCATTCGGGGGAATATACTTCCTTCTGCTCTCCTCTGGATAACCTCCCGACCAGCAGCCACTAGTCAAATCCCTCCTGAATGTGTTGACCAGGTTACGGAGGTCAGAGGATTTAATGACTCTGAGAAAGAGGAGTATTTTAGAAAGAGGtttagcaaatcaggccttGCTGACAAAATTGTTGCACACATAAAATCCTCAAGAAGCCTCCACATTATGTGCCACATACCGGTCTTCTGTTGGATATCTGCAACAGTCCTGGAGAAGATGTTAGATCAATCTGACTGTGCAGAAGTGCCCAAAACTCTGACTCAGATGTACACCCACTTCCTCCTCATCCAAACACACTTGAAGAACAAGAAGTACCATGGAGTGCTTCAGAACAACATGGTCCTGACAGAGTCTGATGAGGAGATGATCACCAAACTTGGAAAACTAGCATTTCTACAGTTGGAGAAGGGAAATCTAATTTTCTATGAGAAAGATCTGACAGAATGTGGCATTGATGTCAGCAAAGCGACGGAGTACTCTGCAATTTGCACAGAAATCTTCAAAGAAGAGTTTGGACTGTACTGGGAGAGGGTCTTCTGCTTTGTACACCTGAGTATTCAGGAGCACCTTGCTGCAGTGTATGTGCAGCTCACCTTTGCGAACAGCAATGTGAACATTTTCAGTCAAGACGCAGAGAGTCAGAGCAGTGCAGTGACGATGTCACATGTGCACAAGAGTGCTGTGGACAGAGCCCTGCGGAGTGAGAACGGACACCTTGACCTTTTCCTTCGCTTTCTTCTTGGTCTCTCACTTGAATCCAATCAGGTTCTTTTGAGAGGTCTGTTTTCCAGAAGATGTGAGGAAAGATGTGAGGAAAGATGTGAGGAAAGCTCTGAGGAAACGGTGAACTACATAAAGGAGAAGATCAGAAATGAGTCGTCAGCAGAAAGGACCATTAATCTTTTCCACTGTCTGAATGAATTGAATTACAACTCTTTGGTGGAAGAAATACGTACTTTCTTGAGATCAGGCAGGCATTCAGAGACAGAGCTCAAACCTGACCAGTGTTCTGCTCTGGCTTATGTACTGCTAACATCAGAGGATGTGATGGATGAATTTGACTTGAAGATGTGCAACACATCTCCTGAAGGATATCAGAGGTTGTTGCCAGTGGTGAGAACTTCAAAAAGAGCCAT TCTCGCTGGATCCAGTCTCACTGATGAATCATGTGAAACTCTTGCTTCAGTTCTCCAATCACCTAACTCACACCTGACAGAACTGGACCTCAGCTTCAATAATCTGGGAGATTTGGGGGTCAAGCTTCTCTGTGCTGGGCTCTCAGATACACACTGTAAACTAAAGAAACTGACTCTCAACCATAACAGACTAGAACATATAGGAGTGaaactgctttgtgacagtCTAATGAGTCCACACTGCAAACTTCAGATGCTTGG ATTGTCTGGTGTCAACTTCTCTGAACAATCTTGCGAACAGATGGCCTCAGTATTCCAGTCTGTAAATTCACGCCTAAAAGAGCTGGATCTTGGCTGCAACAGCATGAAAGACTCAGGAGTGAAGCAGCTTTCTGCTGGATTGACAAGTAtgcactgtaaactggagagaCTTAG ATTGGACAGATGTGACCTGACAAATGAATCTTGTGAAGCCTTAAGAGCTGCCCTGCAAACACCCAAATCTTCCTTGAGAGAGTTGGATCTGAGCTACAACAAGCTGGGAGACTCGGGCATTAAGCAGCTCTGTGATGGACTGACACATCCAAACTGCAAACTGGAAAAACTTGATCTCAGCTACAACAACCTTGACCATTCTGGAGTAGAACTTCTCTGTGCTGGACTGATGAATCCAGACTGCAAACTGAACACTATAAG ACTTGCCAGTGTTTGCATTCTGGAAGTGGCATGTGAAACTCTTGCCTCAGTTCTGGAATCAGCAAATCCACACCTGAGAGAGATGGATCTTAGTAATAATTACATTGGAGATTCAGGAGTGAAACTGCTATGTTCTGCATTGCAAAGCCCAAACTGCAAACTACAGAAACTGAG TCTGTGCTGGTGCAATCTCACAGACAGTTGTTGCTCAGACCTAGCCTCAGTCTTGAGTTCCCAGTCTTGCTTGGTAGAATTAGAGCTGAGAGACAATGATCTGCAGGATTCAGGCGTGAAACTGCTTTGTGTGGGCCTTCAGGATCCACAGTGCAAACTGCAGAGACTAGG TCTTTCAGGGTGTCGCATTACAGAAGAAGGCTGTTCTGCTCTTGGTTTAGCTCTGAGTTCAAACAATTCAGAGTTAAAAGAGCTTGACATCAGCTACAATCACCCAGGGGAATATGGTTTGAGACAGCTTTCAACTATACTGGATGATCCTTGCTGTAAATTGAAGAAACTGAG AATGGAATATGGTGGCAAGTGCAGAAATAAACCAGGACTTCAGAAGT ATGCCTGTGAGATCACACTAGACCCGAACACAGCACACCGAACCCTGTCACTGACGGGGAGCAAAAAGGTGACAATGACGAAAGGGGAGCAGCCTTGCCCCGATCACCCAGATCGGTTTGAGTACTATGCTCAGGTTTTGTGCAGAGAAAGCTTGAGCAAGGCTCGGTTTTACTGGGAAGCAGAGTGGACAGGGGACGTTGTTTACATAGGAGTGACATACAAAGGCATCAACAGGAAAGGACGTGGGAGAGACTGCACACTAGGCACAAATAACAAATCTtggattctgttctgttcagATGACTATGGGTATTATGTGTGTTACAATGGCAAGGAGACTGTCATTCCTACTCCCAACCCCTCCAAAAGAATGGGGATTTATGTAGACTGTCAGGCTGGCACACTCTCCTTTTATATTATTTCCCCTGACAGGGTATACCACACATATACCTTCCACACCACCTTCACTGAGCCCTTGTATCCAGGTATTAGGGTTTATAGCTATGATGATACAGTCACATTATGCATGCTAAATTAA